Proteins from one Anopheles nili chromosome 2, idAnoNiliSN_F5_01, whole genome shotgun sequence genomic window:
- the LOC128724044 gene encoding autophagy-related protein 16-1-like — MHRCIGAHTLTGHSGKVLAAKFLGSTFLVTGSHDRTLKIWDLKNRSCTETKFAGSSCNDLVTTDSFSFISGHVDKKIRFWDVRTADCTANDIALLGKITSLDLSKDGKFLLCCVRDDTINLLDLRQNRIVRTFSNDHFKVGCDWSRVAFNPSSTRIAAGSADGSVFIWNINGSLETTLKDPNGSGAAVTAVSWHPFSSTLASVDRAKKCTIWSNA; from the exons CATACTTTAACTGGCCACAGTGGAAAAGTACTCGCAGCAAAGTTTCTCGGCTCCACATTCCTGGTCACCGGTAGCCACGATCGAACGCTGAAAATTTGGGACCTCAAAAACCGTTCAT GCACTGAAACAAAGTTTGCCGGCTCGAGCTGCAACGATCTAGTCACTACGGATAGCTTTTCCTTCATCAGTGGTCACGTGGACAAGAAGATACGCTTCTGGGACGTTCGGACGGCCGATTGTACGGCGAATGACATTGCTCTGCTGGGAAAGATCACCTCTCTCGATCTGTCGAAAGATGGAAAGTTTCTGCTGTGCTGCGTGCGAGATGACACGATCAACCTGCTCGACCTGCGCCAGAACCGCATCGTGCGTACATTCAG caacgATCATTTCAAGGTCGGCTGCGATTGGTCACGGGTGGCGTTCAATCCATCGAGTACTCGAATTGCCGCTGGATCAGCTGATGGATCCGTATTCATCTGGAACATAAACGGTTCCCTTGAGACAACTCTGAAAGATCCCAA TGGAAGCGGGGCTGCCGTCACGGCCGTCAGCTGGCATCCGTTCAGCTCCACGCTGGCCTCGGTCGATCGGGCCAAGAAATGCACGATCTGGTCGAACGCTTAG
- the LOC128732103 gene encoding isochorismatase domain-containing protein 1 produces the protein MARQLTKLGYLDVKKTLFMLCDLQDKFRPGMKMFDPVVQNASKLVQAGKMLDVPLIVTEHYPEKLGRIVKELDISHAKGVFPKTLFSMMIPDVQRKIDELYGSDGPETVVLFGLESHICLEQTAMDLLKKGYTVHVAADCSVSRTQEDRKLALERMRNYGCFVTTSENVIFKLMRDKEHPAFDKVRHLVREPSVDTELAKL, from the exons ATGGCCCGCCAACTGACTAAACTCGGCTACTTGGACGTGAAGAAAACGCTCTTCATGCTGTGCGATCTGCAGGACAAATTCCGACCCGGCATGAAAATGTTCGATCCCGTGGTTCAAAACGCTTCAAAGCTG GTGCAAGCCGGTAAAATGCTCGACGTACCGCTGATCGTCACCGAACACTACCCCGAGAAGCTGGGACGCATCGTAAAAGAGCTGGATATTTCGCACGCCAAGGGCGTGTTTCCGAAGACGCTGTTTAGCATGATGATCCCGGATGTGCAGCGAAAAATCGATGAATTGTACGGTTCCGACGGTCCGGAAACGGTGGTGCTGTTTGGGTTGGAATCGCACATTTGCCTCGAGCAGACGGCAATGGACCTGTTGAAGAAAGGCTACACGGTTCATGTGGCAGCGGATTGCTCGGTTTCACGCACCCAGGAGGATCGTAAGCTAGCCCTCGAGCGGATGCGCAATTACGGGTGCTTTGTGACGACGAGCGAAAACGTTATCTTCAAGCTGATGCGCGACAAGGAGCACCCAGCGTTTGATAAGGTGCGCCATCTTGTACGCGAACCTTCAGTTGATACCGAATTGGCGAAACTGTAA